In Bacteroidota bacterium, the sequence TCGTGTAATTATTTTTATTTAACTGAGTCTAAGAATTAAAACGGCGTGAGGAAAATTAAATCTCTCTCACGCCATTTTTAAATAGAAGGATTATTCTTATACTTTTCTCTAAATTACCGACCTAAACATTTTGCAATTCCATCGCCATAAGCCTTGTCAGCTTTGTAGAAATGTGTAAGCATCTTATCTTGTATTTCTTTAGGAACTTTTTTAAGACTTGAAGCGATATTTTCGACAAGTCGTTTTTGTTCATCAGCAGGAAGCAACCGGAAAAGATTTCCAGGTTGTATGTAATCATCATCTACGCCTCTCTTTTGTTCGTAGCGGTCAGCGTTACCTGAAATTTTCAGCGGTGGCTCTTTGTAAGCTGGGTCTGCAACTGGTCCTTCAAAACTATTTGGCTCATAATTCACCGAAGCACCTGCATTTCCATCGAATCGCATATGCCCGTCACGCTGATAAGTGTTTTCGACTTCTACGTGTGGACGATTAATCGGCAAGCGTTCGAAGTTAACGCCAAGTCGGTATCGATGAGCGTCGGCATAGGCAAATATTCTTGCTTGCAACATTTTGTCGGGCGAAAACGAAATTCCCGGAACAACATTAGCCGGTGAAAAAGCAGATTGTTCAACTTCAGCAAAGTAGTTGACCGGATTACGGTTCAGTTCTAATACTCCAACTTCGATCAGTGGATAATCGCTGTGCGGCCATACTTTTGTTAAGTCAAACGGATTCCACCTATATTTTTCTGCTTCAGTTTCCGGCATTATCTGAACATAAAATTTCCACTTAGGGAATTCCTTTCGTTCGATAGCTTCAAAGAGTTGACGTGTATGATAATCTGCATCTTTGCCTACAATCCGGTCGGCTTCGTCCTGTCTCATAGTCTGAATACCTTGCTGGGTTTTGAAATGAAACTTTACCCAAAACCGTTCATCCTTTGCGTTAATGAAACTGTAAGTGTGGCTTCCATAACCATTCATAAATGGAACACCCTTAGGAATACCCCGATCAGAAAAGAGAATAGTAATCTGATGGAGCGCTTCCGGCACTTGCGACCAGAAATCCCACCACATAGTTTCCGACCGTAGATTTGTTTGTGGGTCACGCTTCTGCGTGTGGATGAAATCAGGGAATTTTATTGCGTCGCGGATGAAGAATGTGGGAGTGTTATTACCAACCATATCCCAATTGCCCTCTTCGGTGTAAAACTTCAGAGCAAATCCACGGACGTCTCTGACAGTATCGGCAGAACCCTTTTCGCCAGCTACCGTAGAAAATCTACCGAACATATCTGTGGTCTTCCCGACTTTTGAAAATATTTTGGCTTTAGTATAACGAGTGATATCGTTGGTTACAGTAAATGTACCGTGTGCCCCAGCTGCTTTTGCGTGTACAACACGTTCGGGGATACGTTCACGGTTGAAATGTGCAAGTTTTTCAAGTAGATAGTGGTCTTGCATCAATGTTGGGCCCCGCTCTCCCGCTGTGAGCGAAGTTTGATTATCAGGTACTGGAATTCCAGCGGCAGTAGTTAGTTTTTTTTGTTTACTCATTTTATTTATTCCTTATATTTATTTTGGGATATTGTTATTTTAAAATAATCGGAACGATTACTATTTATTATTAATAAAACCACAAAGTATTTTCCGACGAATACTATTCGCCGTTATCTTTATTACATTTAGAACAGATTCCAAAAAATTCAACTTTATGATGATTAATTTTGAAATCAGTAAGTTTGTTAACCCTTTCGTTTATTTCGTTATAG encodes:
- a CDS encoding catalase, producing MSKQKKLTTAAGIPVPDNQTSLTAGERGPTLMQDHYLLEKLAHFNRERIPERVVHAKAAGAHGTFTVTNDITRYTKAKIFSKVGKTTDMFGRFSTVAGEKGSADTVRDVRGFALKFYTEEGNWDMVGNNTPTFFIRDAIKFPDFIHTQKRDPQTNLRSETMWWDFWSQVPEALHQITILFSDRGIPKGVPFMNGYGSHTYSFINAKDERFWVKFHFKTQQGIQTMRQDEADRIVGKDADYHTRQLFEAIERKEFPKWKFYVQIMPETEAEKYRWNPFDLTKVWPHSDYPLIEVGVLELNRNPVNYFAEVEQSAFSPANVVPGISFSPDKMLQARIFAYADAHRYRLGVNFERLPINRPHVEVENTYQRDGHMRFDGNAGASVNYEPNSFEGPVADPAYKEPPLKISGNADRYEQKRGVDDDYIQPGNLFRLLPADEQKRLVENIASSLKKVPKEIQDKMLTHFYKADKAYGDGIAKCLGR